A window of Phragmitibacter flavus contains these coding sequences:
- the deoC gene encoding deoxyribose-phosphate aldolase, whose product MTAIQKLLSEVGTVDAVGVEERVAKFTTRSLKKGAKLFGLNLAVTMIDLTTLEGKDTPGKVESLCRKALRPMDREDVPATAAVCVYPSMVRHAKKIVSGTSVKVASVATAFPSGQAPLKTRLEEVRTAVEDGADEIDMVINRGAFLCGELDLVQDEIGKVREACGAATLKVILETSELETYDNIRAASFLAMRVLRDGDFIKTSTGKTSANATLGNNQVMIEAIRDFYLATGVEIAMKPAGGIRSAKQALQFLVAVKETLGDAWLSNTRYRFGASSLLNDLLRQLEAQRTGAYQAPYAFSDATEGY is encoded by the coding sequence ATGACTGCGATTCAAAAACTGCTGAGTGAAGTTGGCACGGTCGACGCGGTGGGCGTGGAGGAACGGGTGGCGAAGTTCACGACGCGGAGTCTGAAGAAAGGAGCAAAGTTATTCGGGTTGAATCTGGCGGTGACGATGATCGATCTCACCACGCTGGAAGGAAAAGACACCCCCGGGAAGGTGGAGTCATTGTGTCGCAAAGCTTTGCGACCGATGGATCGGGAGGATGTTCCTGCGACGGCAGCGGTGTGTGTGTATCCATCGATGGTGAGGCACGCGAAGAAAATCGTGAGCGGAACGTCGGTAAAGGTGGCATCGGTGGCGACGGCGTTTCCGTCGGGTCAGGCACCGCTCAAGACAAGGTTGGAGGAGGTGAGGACGGCGGTGGAGGATGGGGCGGATGAGATTGACATGGTGATCAATCGTGGCGCGTTTTTGTGTGGAGAGCTGGACCTGGTGCAGGATGAGATTGGCAAAGTGCGTGAGGCTTGCGGAGCGGCAACGTTGAAGGTGATTTTGGAGACGAGCGAGCTGGAGACTTATGACAACATCCGCGCGGCAAGTTTCCTGGCGATGCGGGTTTTGCGTGATGGCGATTTTATCAAGACCAGCACGGGCAAGACCTCAGCGAATGCGACCTTGGGAAACAATCAGGTGATGATTGAGGCGATCCGTGATTTCTATCTGGCAACCGGCGTGGAGATTGCGATGAAACCGGCGGGGGGGATTCGTTCAGCGAAACAGGCGCTGCAGTTTTTGGTGGCGGTGAAAGAGACGCTCGGCGATGCGTGGCTGAGCAACACGAGGTATCGTTTTGGGGCGTCGTCGTTGTTGAATGATTTGTTGAGGCAGCTTGAGGCGCAGAGAACGGGAGCGTATCAGGCACCCTATGCGTTTAGTGATGCGACGGAGGGTTACTGA